The Cyclopterus lumpus isolate fCycLum1 chromosome 6, fCycLum1.pri, whole genome shotgun sequence genome contains a region encoding:
- the pnpla2 gene encoding patatin-like phospholipase domain-containing protein 2 isoform X2: MFPLDSPWNISFAGCGFLGIYHVGVGSCLLEHAPFLVQNARHIYGASAGALTATALVTGICLGETGASIIDVAKEARKRFLGPMHPSFNLVKIMRHMLRRTLPADCHHEANGRLGISLTRVSDGENVLVSHFNNKEEVVQACVCSAYIPVYCGLIPPTLQGVRYVDGGISDNLPQYELKNTITVSPFSGESDICPRDTSTNIHELRFTNTSIQFTLTNLYRVSRALFPPDPMVMKAMCKQGYQDALHFLKRNGLLHFNGPHRERLLLANDEENEDCNEEDNNSDGEEEQPHVEEGAVMVHCSSSIEEHIIEHLPPILHKALIEACMERRSPMQSLSNLLPVRMASTMMLPYTLPLESALSLTLRLLEWLPDVQEDVGWIRDQLLKILQHVLRQASKSISQQVSARQVLLAAGVAPLPVPAIPVQLHQPVFQLG; encoded by the exons ATGTTTCCTCTCGACTCGCCGTGGAACATCTCGTTTGCGGGTTGCGGGTTCCTCGGCATCTACCACGTCGGTGTTGGCAGCTGTCTGCTGGAACACGCTCCTTTTCTGGTGCAAAACGCCCGGCACATATATGGGGCATCCGCTGGAGCCCTCACTGCCACTGCTTTGGTCACTGGGATCTGTCTCG GTGAGACTGGTGCAAGTATCATCGATGTTGCCAAAGAGGCGAGGAAGCGGTTCCTCGGACCCATGCATCCTTCCTTTAACTTGGTGAAGATTATGCGTCACATGCTGCGCAGGACTCTGCCAGCTGACTGCCACCACGAGGCCAACGGGCGGTTAGGAATCTCTCTTACCCGAGTGTCAGACGGAGAAAATGTCCTGGTGTCACACTTCAACAACaaggaggaggtggtgcag GCATGTGTCTGCAGTGCCTACATCCCAGTGTATTGTGGCCTCATCCCTCCCACACTGCAAGGAGTG CGATATGTGGACGGAGGAATCTCAGACAACCTGCCTCAGTATGAGCTGAAAAATACGATCACTGTGTCCCCGTTCTCCGGAGAGAGCGACATCTGCCCAAGAGACACCTCCACCAACATACACGAGCTACGATTCACCAACACAAGCATCCAGTTCACTCTCACCAACCTCTACAGAGTCTCCAGGGCACTTTTCCCTCCAGACCCGATG GTTATGAAGGCCATGTGTAAACAGGGATATCAAGATGCTCTGCACTTTTTAAAGAGGAATG GATTGCTTCATTTCAATGGACCTCACAGAGAGCGGCTTCTGCTGGCTAATGATGAAGAAAATGAGGATTGTAATGAGGAGGACAACAacagtgatggagaggaggaacagcCACAtgtggaagagggagcagtCATGGTTCATTGCAGTTCCTCAATAGAGGAGCATATCATCGAACACCTTCCACCCATTCTGCACAAAG ctctAATCGAGGCCTGCATGGAGAGGAGGAGCCCGATGCAGTCGCTAAGCAACCTGCTTCCTGTCCGGATGGCGTCAACCATGATGCTCCCCTACACTCTCCCTTTGGAGTCTGCTTTGTCCTTGACTCTCAG ACTTCTGGAGTGGCTGCCAGATGTGCAAGAAGATGTCGGATGGATTCGAGATCAGCTGTTAAAAATCCTACAGCATGTTCTTCGCCAGGCCTCCAAAAGCATTTCCCAGCAAGTATCTGCCAGGCAG GTTTTACTGGCAGCTGGAGTTGCACCACTACCAGTCCCTGCCATCCCAGT
- the pidd1 gene encoding p53-induced death domain-containing protein 1, which produces MERSSEEEAADDEEDEDQAAGWTVTPGGLEEGTPALKAPTGGVPDPSVDLLALRLCRELVYQDQETPERETGPTVSRSVMSESQAERDAPSVSPSSLVDTFSPSISSLSSYFSTHHHASLSSSSSSPSVLSLTPPLPPSVELPALLTDTRLTLDVYKGGAAALPLLWGSIPGQLKGLQYLRLGSEDKPGLDDALDVLPHLTELRSLAVRGHCFYDSQGDPLPGLLTTLPASVSSLCHLVHLDLSFNQLTGLPSCLLSLPVLSTLLLCHNRLSDLPPGIGQLSSLTYLSLLGNELVSLPWSLGQLNALQTLDVSHNLLQRLPEEIGSLEELVKLELSHNNLKQLPESMGSLLALRELAIYSNNLRLLPQSLNKLPLLKIDVRDNPLGQPPTPPPLSPTPDQAETKIQELHLGFNQHSFCVSPAGCHVFLPGGAELLFPPGCLVATTRLKWAEKRPERKWVWLEEHGILLSRPLELRPHGITFLKPVEVCVPYHRTQRREVVVQRFDGQSWSSLPTVLRRGSESHSSHPGGRPARLACCAVSQFSWFMVVSRPVKDSCSVTPAGALLVSSADPGVKLHFPPDSTVQARTITLQVLQVSVSEVQAVCGDPQARVSPLLCLSQTPSIHFLQPIKVQVPLPSGVTGHTVDTSCLYLLHGDPTAQTWTDITSQVSLYVTHLYAIFYVTHFSWYWLWYTTQRCVSGAVRKVYQRLKQFKVQFLVLQRKTDPSQVMLQCLPANRVDGRVQSLSEQYDGPQPSDLCDLLEGEQFFAGFERGLDISTERPDCVQGRLCFVFYSSLKNLKEVYISPVQGQKGPVRGQVSFYRGEFPSNLPEEVAKKRKGPDNQWLATLPLRLPALNSENNFIMEELQYPPLNLGDPESGYLTEANLLSISLQIAHDWRVIGINLGLSYQELDRIQYKYRDNLGALVLDMLFHWARGQRNAGPGAASRLVAAMIESGRRDLADEIEDIVRIGRRKYSESLRRVGLEEPHNTGVDEPTLGADV; this is translated from the exons ATGGAGAGAAGCAGCGAGGAAGAAGCAGCTGATGACGAAGAGGATGAAGACCAGGCAGCTGGTTGGACTGTGACGCCTGGCGGGTTGGAGGAAGGGACACCTGCACTTAAGGCACCCACAGGTGGAGTACCTGACCCTTCTGTGGACCTTTTAGCTCTGAGGCTCTGCAGAGAACTCGTGTACCAGGATCAGGAGACACCAGAGAGGGAGACTGGACCAACGGTGTCGAGAAGCGTGATGTCTGAAAGCCAAGCCGAGAGAGATGCTCCCTCCGTGTCTCCCTCCAGCCTCGTGGACACATTCAGTCCCTCCATATCAAGTCTCTCCTCTTACTTCTCCACCCATCATCACGCCagtttgtcttcctcctcttcatctccctcggTCCTGTCCTTGACTCCACCCTTGCCTCCGTCTGTGGAACTTCCAGCTTTGTTGACCGATACGAGGCTGACCCTAGATGTGTACAAGGGAGGAGCAGCTGCACTGCCTCTGCTTTGGGGGTCTATCCCAGGGCAGCTGAAAGGCCTCCAGTACCTGAGACTGGGCTCTGAGGACAAGCCAGGCCTGGATGATGCTCTGGATGTATTACCTCATCTGACAGAGCTGCGTTCGCTGGCTGTTCGGG GACACTGTTTTTATGACTCACAAGGTGACCCGCTGCCTGGCCTCCTCACCACTTTGCCCGCatctgtttcctccctctgtcaTCTGGTGCACCTGGATCTCTCCTTCAACCAGCTCACCGGTCTGCCATCCTGTCTTCTCAGCTTGCCTGTGCTGTCCACTTTGCTACTCTGTCACAACCGTCTCTCAGATTTGCCTCCTGGTATAGGCCAGCTGTCCTCCCTCACCTACCTTTCCCTCCTGGGGAACGAGCTGGTCTCGCTTCCCTGGAGTCTGGGTCAGCTGAACGCACTACAGACACTGGATGTTTCACATAACCTCCTTCAGCGGCTACCTGAGGAAATTGGTTCTCTGGAGGAGCTCGTTAAGCTGGAATTGTCTCACAATAATCTGAAGCAGCTTCCAGAGAGCATGG GCTCCCTCCTTGCCCTCAGGGAGCTTGCCATCTACAGCAACAACCTCCGCCTGCTCCCACAGAGTCTGAACAAACTGCCTCTGCTGAAAATAGATGTGCGTGACAATCCTTTGGGGCAACCcccaacccctcctcctctttctcctacACCAG ATCAAGCAGAAACGAAAATTCAAGAGTTGCACCTCGGATTTAACCAGCACAG TTTCTGTGTTTCGCCTGCTGGGTGTCACGTGTTTCTCCCAGGGGGGGCTGAGCTGCTGTTCCCCCCAGGTTGCCTGGTGGCAACCACAAGACTGAAGTGGGCTGAGAAAAGGCCAGAAAGGAAGTGGGTGTGGCTGGAGGAGCATGGCATCTTGCTGAGTCGTCCATTGGAACTTCGTCCTCATGGAATTACATTTCTAAAG cctgtggaggtgtgtgtgccaTATCATCGGACACAAAGAAGGGAAGTGGTGGTGCAGAGGTTTGACGGACAGTCATGGAGCTCTCTGCCTACAGTtctgaggagaggaagtgagagtCATAGCAGCCACCCTGGAGGACGACCAGCCAGG CTGGCCTGCTGTGCAGTGAGCCAGTTCTCCTGGTTTATGGTAGTGTCCCGTCCAGTAAAGGATAGTTGCTCTGTTACACCAGCTGGAGCTCTGCTGGTATCCAGTGCTGACCCTGGAGTTAAGCTCCACTTCCCTCCAGACTCCACGGTGCAGGCCCGCACTATAACATTACAG GTGTTGCAGGTGTCTGTATCTGAGGTACAGGCTGTGTGTGGAGATCCTCAGGCTAGAGTTAGCCCTCTACTCTGCCTCTCCCAGACCCCCAGCATACATTTCCTACAGCCTATCAAAGTTCAGGTTCCTCTGCCATCAGGAGTCACAG GCCACACAGTCGATACgtcctgtttgtatctgctgcACGGAGACCCCACTGCCCAAACCTGGACTGACATTACATCGCAAGTCTCTCTCTATGTCACCCATTTGTATGCCATTTTCTACGTTACACACTTCTCCTG GTACTGGCTGTGGTACACCACTCAGCGGTGTGTTAGTGGGGCGGTCAGGAAGGTCTATCAAAGGCTAAAACAGTTTAAAGTCCAGTTCCTCGTCCTCCAGAGGAAGACTGATCCATCACAAGTTATGCTCCAGTGTTTACCTGCTAACAGG GTGGACGGCAGAGTGCAGTCTTTGTCAGAGCAATATGATGGGCCTCAGCCCTCAGACCTGTGTGACCTGCTGGAAGGAGAGCAGTTCTTCGCTGGCTTTGAGAGAGGCTTAGATATCAGCACAG AGAGACCCGACTGTGTGCAGGGAAgactgtgttttgtgttttactcCAGCCTGAAGAATCTGAAGGAGGTGTACATCTCTCCAGTTCAGGGTCAGAAGGGGCCAGTGAGGGGACAA GTGTCTTTTTATAGAGGGGAGTTTCCCAGCAATCTGCCAGAGGAAGTGgcaaaaaagaggaaaggacCTGACAATCAGTGGCTTGCAACTTTACCACTCAGACTACCT GCTCTAAATTCAGAAAATAATTTCATCATGGAAGAGCTCCAGTATCCTCCTCTGAATCTGGGTGACCCGGAGAGCGGCTACCTGACAGAGGCCAACCTGCTGTCCATCTCTCTTCAGATAGCACACGACTGGCGCGTTATTGGCATCAATCTGGGCTTAAGCTACCAGGAGTTGGACCGCATCCAGTACAAGTACAG GGACAACCTGGGAGCCTTAGTGCTGGACATGCTCTTCCACTGGGCCCGGGGACAAAGGAATGCAGGACCAGGAGCAGCGTCGAGGCTGGTGGCCGCCATGATCGAGAGCGGCAGGAGAGACCTGGCAGATGAGATTGAGGACATTGTCCGTATAGGAAGGAGAAAGTACTCTGAGTCCCTGAGGAGAGTGGGTCTGGAAGAACCCCACAACACAGGAGTAGATGAACCCACGCTGGGTGCAGATGTCTGA